One window of the Chloroflexota bacterium genome contains the following:
- the lspA gene encoding signal peptidase II: protein MAKPSLTPGWRRALPIASIVAFVIAFDQVTKFIVRQRMALGESYPENWPVRFTHVNNTGSAFGLFDNQTLFLIIASIAAIAVILVLYRQAAGHGILRISLGLILGGAVSNLADRIRMGHVTDFIELPRWPVFNVADSCVTIGIVILALVVIFGGKTKGAPAKLPQS, encoded by the coding sequence ATGGCGAAACCCTCCCTCACCCCCGGCTGGCGTCGCGCCCTGCCCATCGCGAGCATCGTCGCCTTCGTTATCGCCTTCGACCAGGTGACGAAATTCATCGTCCGCCAGCGCATGGCGCTCGGCGAGTCCTACCCGGAGAACTGGCCCGTGCGCTTCACCCACGTCAACAACACCGGCAGCGCCTTCGGCCTCTTCGATAACCAGACCCTCTTCCTCATCATCGCCTCCATCGCCGCCATCGCCGTCATCCTCGTCCTCTATCGCCAGGCGGCCGGCCACGGCATCCTCCGCATTTCCCTGGGCCTCATCCTCGGCGGCGCGGTGAGCAACCTCGCCGACCGCATCCGCATGGGCCATGTCACCGATTTCATCGAGCTTCCCCGCTGGCCCGTCTTCAACGTCGCCGATTCCTGCGTCACCATCGGCATCGTCATCCTCGCCCTGGTGGTCATCTTCGGCGGCAAGACCAAGGGTGCCCCTGCCAAGTTGCCGCAGTCCTGA
- a CDS encoding xanthine dehydrogenase family protein molybdopterin-binding subunit, with amino-acid sequence MTTTEERPATGQQFRVVGTRPIRHDGVDKVTGRAKYGADIILPGMLYGKVLRSPHPHARIKAIDASAALAMPGVKAVVTAADMPIIKNNVPVDLGETLANSRLLCEISLAPKKALFVGHAVAAVAAVSPHIAEEALEKIKVDYEVLPFVQDVLEAMKPTAPLLHENMTMLLQQRRFTRGEDSGQRGNIASRLLMQQGDLEAGFEEAEVILEREYRTTAVHQGYIEPHNGTAYWGPDGRVTVWTSTQGHFGVRGQLAAMLGLPDAMIKVIAMEIGGGFGGKISLHLDAVAALLSRKSGHPVKMTMSRSEVFQASGPTAGTVIRLKLGAKRDGRITAADAWLAYEAGAYPGSPMGAGVSCIFSAYRIPNMRAEGYDVVVNKPKVAAYRAPGAPQAAFALESALDELAEQLHIDPLDLRLKNAIRTGDRLVSGVAVPKIGCVEVIEAMKRHPQYTAPLPPNTGRGVAIGYWSNTGGASSATIAVNPSGKLALITGSPDIGGTRAATAQQVAEVLGIAAEDITPNVGDTDTIGFTGPTGGSRVAFATGIAAINAAEEIKRQVKARAATLWQTTPDEIIYEQGVISSKSNPANKATFKELIPKIHPFGGPIVASASASPTGVGPSYAGTIADVRVDPETGKTDVVRCTIVQDVGKAVHPGYVEGQMQGGTVQGIGWALNEEYVYNANGAMANPTYLDYRIPTTLDLPMIETVMVEVPNPGHPFGVRGVGEISIVTPMAAIANAVRRATGVRIRQLPLSPATILKERRAAKANGAK; translated from the coding sequence ATGACGACAACTGAAGAACGCCCGGCGACCGGCCAGCAGTTCCGCGTGGTGGGCACGCGCCCCATCCGTCACGATGGCGTGGACAAGGTGACGGGCCGCGCCAAGTACGGCGCGGACATCATCCTGCCGGGGATGCTCTACGGCAAGGTCCTGCGCAGTCCCCATCCGCACGCGCGCATCAAGGCGATAGACGCCTCCGCCGCCCTGGCGATGCCCGGCGTGAAAGCCGTGGTCACCGCCGCCGATATGCCGATCATCAAGAACAACGTTCCGGTCGACCTGGGCGAGACGCTGGCGAACTCCCGCCTTCTCTGCGAGATCAGCCTCGCGCCCAAGAAGGCGCTCTTCGTCGGCCATGCGGTAGCCGCCGTGGCCGCCGTCAGCCCGCACATCGCGGAAGAGGCGCTGGAGAAGATCAAGGTTGACTACGAAGTGCTGCCCTTTGTGCAAGATGTTTTGGAGGCGATGAAGCCCACGGCGCCGCTCCTCCATGAAAACATGACGATGCTCCTCCAGCAGAGGCGCTTCACGCGGGGAGAGGATAGCGGCCAGCGCGGCAATATCGCCTCCCGGCTGCTGATGCAGCAGGGAGACCTGGAGGCGGGATTCGAGGAGGCCGAGGTCATCCTGGAGCGGGAATATCGCACCACGGCCGTCCACCAGGGATACATCGAGCCGCACAACGGCACCGCCTACTGGGGCCCGGATGGCCGCGTGACGGTCTGGACCAGCACCCAAGGGCACTTCGGCGTTCGCGGCCAGCTGGCGGCCATGCTGGGGCTGCCTGACGCCATGATCAAGGTCATCGCGATGGAGATCGGCGGCGGCTTCGGCGGGAAGATCAGCCTCCACCTGGACGCCGTTGCCGCGCTCCTTTCGCGGAAGTCCGGCCACCCGGTGAAGATGACGATGAGCCGGAGCGAGGTCTTCCAAGCCAGCGGCCCCACGGCCGGCACAGTGATCCGTCTCAAGCTCGGCGCAAAGCGCGATGGCCGTATCACCGCCGCTGATGCCTGGCTGGCCTACGAGGCGGGCGCCTACCCCGGGTCGCCCATGGGCGCAGGCGTCTCGTGCATCTTTTCCGCCTACCGCATCCCCAACATGCGGGCGGAAGGCTATGACGTTGTGGTCAACAAGCCGAAGGTGGCCGCCTATCGCGCGCCAGGCGCTCCCCAGGCGGCCTTTGCCCTGGAGAGCGCGCTGGATGAGCTGGCGGAGCAATTGCACATTGACCCGCTGGACCTGCGCCTTAAGAACGCCATCCGCACCGGCGACCGCTTGGTGAGCGGCGTCGCGGTGCCCAAGATCGGGTGCGTGGAGGTCATCGAGGCGATGAAACGCCACCCGCAGTACACCGCGCCCCTCCCGCCGAACACGGGCCGGGGGGTCGCCATCGGCTATTGGAGCAACACCGGAGGCGCATCATCGGCCACCATTGCAGTGAACCCCAGCGGCAAGCTGGCCCTTATCACCGGTTCGCCGGACATCGGCGGGACGCGCGCCGCCACAGCCCAGCAGGTGGCGGAAGTGCTCGGCATCGCGGCGGAGGACATCACCCCGAACGTGGGCGATACCGATACGATCGGCTTCACCGGCCCCACCGGCGGCAGCCGCGTCGCCTTCGCCACAGGCATCGCCGCCATTAACGCGGCGGAGGAGATCAAGCGGCAGGTGAAGGCCCGCGCCGCGACGCTCTGGCAGACGACGCCCGACGAAATCATCTACGAGCAGGGCGTGATCTCCAGCAAGAGCAACCCGGCGAACAAGGCCACCTTCAAGGAGCTAATCCCCAAGATCCACCCCTTCGGTGGGCCCATCGTGGCCTCCGCCTCGGCCAGCCCCACAGGCGTGGGACCCTCGTACGCGGGCACCATTGCGGATGTGCGCGTGGACCCGGAGACGGGGAAGACGGACGTGGTGCGCTGCACCATCGTGCAGGATGTGGGGAAGGCCGTGCACCCCGGCTACGTGGAGGGCCAGATGCAGGGCGGGACCGTCCAGGGCATCGGCTGGGCGCTGAACGAGGAGTATGTCTATAACGCTAACGGCGCCATGGCCAACCCCACCTACTTGGACTATCGCATCCCTACGACGCTGGACCTGCCGATGATCGAGACGGTAATGGTGGAGGTCCCGAACCCGGGCCATCCCTTCGGCGTGCGCGGCGTCGGCGAGATATCCATCGTTACGCCCATGGCGGCCATCGCCAACGCCGTCCGCCGCGCCACCGGCGTGCGCATCCGGCAGCTGCCGCTGAGCCCGGCCACGATCCTCAAGGAGAGGCGCGCGGCAAAGGCCAATGGCGCGAAGTAG
- a CDS encoding NADPH:quinone oxidoreductase family protein — protein MRAIRFHQTGAADVLRLDDVPRPSPGPGEVLVKTAYAGVNYADIAFRKGHIKVQSLPFCPGLEGSGTVEAVGAGVTTCRPGERVLAFKLRGSYAEYFIAKQDAVFAVPSGMAMEQAATVPQIFMTAWCSLAVRGRLQRGQTALIHSAGNGVGIAAVQIAKHLGAKVIATASSPAKLELAKSFGADELINYSTHDFAPETMRLTGNRGVDLVLDGLGGEAVGKGIKCLADDGRMVLLGFSSGDPMVRFHVLDLVRGISIVYGSAGLHQLPRSEYAKVLDLFGSGVLKPVPVTVFPMAQAAEAHRYLEERKGVGKIAIKMA, from the coding sequence ATGCGCGCTATCCGCTTCCACCAGACCGGCGCAGCTGACGTCCTGCGCCTCGATGACGTGCCCAGGCCATCGCCCGGGCCTGGGGAGGTGCTGGTCAAGACGGCCTATGCGGGCGTCAACTATGCCGATATCGCCTTCCGCAAGGGGCATATCAAGGTGCAGAGCCTCCCCTTCTGCCCCGGCCTGGAAGGCTCGGGGACGGTGGAGGCCGTGGGCGCGGGCGTGACCACGTGCAGGCCGGGCGAGCGCGTCCTGGCCTTCAAGCTGCGCGGCTCGTACGCCGAATACTTCATCGCGAAGCAGGATGCTGTCTTCGCTGTGCCAAGCGGGATGGCGATGGAGCAGGCGGCGACGGTCCCCCAGATCTTCATGACGGCCTGGTGCTCGCTGGCCGTCCGCGGCAGGCTCCAGCGAGGGCAGACGGCCCTCATCCACTCGGCGGGAAATGGCGTCGGCATCGCGGCGGTGCAGATCGCGAAGCACCTGGGGGCGAAGGTCATCGCGACGGCGAGCAGCCCGGCGAAGCTGGAGCTCGCCAAGAGCTTCGGGGCCGACGAACTGATCAACTACTCGACGCACGACTTCGCGCCGGAGACGATGCGCCTGACGGGGAATCGCGGCGTTGACCTGGTGCTGGACGGCCTGGGCGGCGAAGCGGTGGGCAAGGGTATCAAGTGCCTCGCCGACGACGGGCGCATGGTGCTCCTGGGCTTCAGCAGCGGCGACCCGATGGTGCGCTTCCACGTTCTGGACCTGGTGCGCGGCATCTCCATCGTCTACGGCAGCGCGGGCTTGCACCAGCTGCCGCGCAGCGAGTACGCCAAGGTCTTGGACCTCTTCGGATCGGGCGTGCTGAAGCCGGTGCCCGTCACCGTCTTCCCCATGGCGCAGGCGGCGGAGGCGCACCGCTACCTGGAGGAGCGCAAGGGCGTGGGGAAGATCGCCATCAAGATGGCGTAG
- a CDS encoding RluA family pseudouridine synthase, giving the protein MPKSHLLTAAESASRLDKFLSEQLPSLTRSYVKNLIDDGLVLVNDHPAKPSQKLKAGDSVRVTEPDAAPIEVTPQEIPLDVLYEDSDVIVINKPAGLTVHPAPGHPDSTLVNAILARCPDLGAINGDIRPGIVHRLDKDTSGVMVVAKNQAAQQSLAQQFKDRTVEKSYIALATGRVKHEKGMITAALGRNPRDRKKISVLVGGRPSITSYQVVRRYKEAALIEALPKTGRTHQIRAHMASIGHPLVGDGLYGGGTKLLGRQFLHAARLAFTHPRTGQRVSFEAKLPDDLERVLAQLS; this is encoded by the coding sequence ATGCCCAAGTCCCACCTGCTCACCGCAGCCGAGTCGGCCTCGCGACTGGACAAGTTCCTGTCGGAGCAGCTGCCTTCGCTGACGCGGTCTTATGTGAAGAACTTGATTGACGACGGCCTTGTGCTGGTGAACGACCACCCAGCAAAGCCGAGCCAGAAACTGAAGGCGGGCGATAGCGTCCGCGTCACCGAGCCGGACGCCGCGCCCATCGAAGTGACGCCGCAAGAGATCCCGCTGGACGTGCTGTACGAAGATAGCGATGTGATCGTCATCAATAAGCCTGCGGGACTGACGGTCCACCCGGCGCCGGGCCACCCGGATAGCACGCTCGTGAACGCCATCCTGGCCCGCTGCCCGGACCTTGGCGCCATCAACGGCGATATCCGCCCGGGCATCGTCCACCGCCTGGATAAGGACACCTCCGGCGTCATGGTCGTCGCCAAGAACCAGGCGGCGCAGCAATCGCTGGCCCAGCAGTTCAAGGACCGCACCGTGGAGAAGAGCTACATCGCCCTGGCCACGGGCCGCGTGAAGCACGAAAAGGGGATGATCACCGCTGCGCTCGGCCGCAACCCGCGCGACCGCAAGAAGATCTCCGTCCTCGTGGGCGGCCGGCCGTCCATCACCAGCTACCAGGTGGTGCGGCGCTACAAAGAGGCCGCGCTCATCGAGGCGCTGCCGAAGACGGGGCGCACCCACCAGATCCGCGCCCACATGGCCTCCATCGGCCATCCCCTCGTCGGCGATGGCCTCTATGGCGGCGGCACCAAGCTCCTAGGGCGCCAGTTCCTCCACGCCGCCAGGCTCGCCTTCACCCACCCGCGCACCGGCCAGCGCGTGAGCTTTGAAGCCAAGCTCCCGGACGACCTGGAGCGCGTCCTGGCGCAGCTTTCGTAG
- a CDS encoding alpha/beta hydrolase, with product MTRTRFPKRSTRRGSASGCWGLCATPSRCSAAALTRHSLHLRMPQRHITFASGKLTLEGYLHTPAGKPPRPGIVVCHPHPLYGGDMESSVVRAIVDGVLAQGIAALRFNFRGAGASEGAHDKGMGEREDLSAALKRLVEEKEIDTKRIGLAGYSFGTGVAMAVAPNEPLVQAIALVAPLLTGVNTPAALAYAKPKLLIAGDMDAYVPVEQVHELKRKRMAEPLAIEVIHGADHFFFGHEGRIAALTGDFFKRSL from the coding sequence ATGACCCGGACGCGGTTTCCAAAACGGTCTACCAGGCGTGGCTCCGCATCGGGCTGTTGGGGCCTATGCGCAACACCTTCGAGATGCAGTGCCGCAGCCCTGACGCGGCATAGTCTTCACCTCCGTATGCCTCAGCGCCACATCACCTTCGCCTCCGGCAAGCTGACGCTGGAGGGCTACCTCCACACCCCTGCCGGGAAGCCTCCCCGGCCCGGCATCGTTGTCTGCCACCCGCACCCGCTCTACGGCGGCGATATGGAGAGCAGCGTCGTCAGGGCCATCGTGGATGGCGTCCTTGCGCAGGGCATCGCGGCCTTGCGCTTCAACTTTCGCGGCGCCGGCGCGAGCGAAGGGGCCCATGACAAGGGCATGGGCGAGCGCGAGGACCTCTCAGCGGCGCTCAAGCGCCTCGTTGAGGAGAAGGAGATAGACACTAAGCGCATCGGCCTGGCGGGCTACTCCTTCGGCACCGGCGTCGCCATGGCCGTAGCCCCCAATGAGCCGCTGGTGCAGGCCATCGCCCTCGTCGCGCCGCTCCTCACCGGCGTCAACACGCCTGCCGCCCTCGCCTATGCCAAGCCCAAGCTCCTCATCGCGGGCGATATGGACGCCTATGTGCCTGTGGAGCAGGTCCACGAGCTGAAGCGCAAGCGCATGGCCGAGCCGCTGGCGATCGAAGTGATCCACGGAGCCGACCACTTCTTCTTCGGCCACGAAGGGCGGATCGCCGCGCTCACCGGCGATTTCTTCAAGCGCTCGCTCTAG
- a CDS encoding peptidylprolyl isomerase, translating to MKIDAKKEYHVDMETTKGKIRIQLFPKSAPITVNNFVFLSREGYYDGVPFHRVIPGFVAQGGDPTGTGRGGPGYQFADEVNPKTNPLKHASGALSMANAGPGTNGSQFFIVYDPQPHLDGKHTVFGQVTSGMDVARKLQVGDKMTKVTIEEK from the coding sequence ATGAAGATAGATGCCAAGAAGGAATACCACGTTGACATGGAGACGACGAAGGGGAAGATCCGCATCCAGCTCTTCCCCAAGAGCGCGCCGATCACCGTCAACAACTTCGTCTTCCTCTCCCGCGAAGGCTATTACGATGGCGTCCCCTTCCATCGCGTCATCCCCGGCTTCGTCGCCCAGGGCGGCGACCCCACAGGCACCGGGCGCGGCGGGCCCGGCTACCAGTTCGCCGATGAGGTGAACCCCAAGACCAACCCGCTCAAGCACGCCTCCGGCGCCCTCTCCATGGCCAACGCAGGCCCCGGCACCAACGGCAGCCAGTTCTTCATCGTCTACGACCCACAGCCGCACCTGGACGGCAAGCACACCGTCTTCGGCCAGGTGACGAGCGGCATGGACGTGGCACGCAAGCTCCAGGTAGGCGATAAGATGACCAAGGTGACCATCGAAGAGAAATAG